A DNA window from Streptomyces sp. CA-278952 contains the following coding sequences:
- a CDS encoding tyrosine-type recombinase/integrase: MSPRKANLESSIYLGNDGWWHGRVTMGTKNDGSPDRRHRRAKTETEIKRKVRELEKLRDEGRAPVAGRKPTVEQWMTTYLTTIASLKLKPRSLDDYWSKTRNDIIPGLGQHRIDKLQPEHLERCYADMLHAGHAPSHVLKVHRILSRALKIAHRRRMIVENVATLVDPPTVDETEANPFTMEEAKAFLLAAAKRPTFMRWLIGIGMGFRQGESLGLRWKYVDLEAELSHPQWQLQRLTWRHGCTDPHLCGERLHHLDPCPTGCTRHKGYKRGCPKPCPKGCVRHASTCPDRKGGGLAFTRPKTKKSRNAVPIPAPFIPYLQEHKEQQTVQRATAGEEWQEFDAVFTRPDGRPIDPRSDWEGFKELLEEAGISDRRLYDGSRHTAGTILNELGVDMPTIMEILRHTQISQTRRYVKGRSALSKDAMLRMGNAFAPEQPAGPSETRSETPGTRTERSRRRRRIR; encoded by the coding sequence ATGAGCCCCCGCAAAGCCAACCTCGAATCGTCCATCTATCTCGGCAACGACGGCTGGTGGCACGGTCGCGTCACCATGGGCACCAAGAACGACGGCAGCCCCGACCGCCGCCATCGACGCGCCAAGACCGAGACTGAGATCAAGCGCAAGGTCCGGGAACTGGAGAAGCTGCGTGACGAAGGCCGCGCCCCCGTCGCCGGGCGCAAGCCCACCGTCGAGCAGTGGATGACGACCTACCTGACCACGATCGCGAGCCTGAAGCTCAAGCCCCGCTCGCTGGACGACTACTGGTCCAAGACCCGCAACGACATCATCCCCGGGCTCGGACAGCACCGGATCGACAAGCTCCAGCCCGAGCACCTGGAACGCTGCTACGCCGACATGCTCCACGCCGGCCACGCCCCGTCCCACGTCCTCAAGGTGCACCGCATCCTCTCCCGCGCCCTGAAGATCGCCCACCGCCGCCGGATGATCGTGGAGAACGTCGCCACCCTCGTCGACCCGCCCACCGTCGATGAGACCGAAGCGAACCCGTTCACCATGGAAGAGGCAAAAGCCTTCCTGCTCGCCGCGGCTAAGCGGCCCACGTTCATGCGCTGGCTCATCGGCATCGGCATGGGCTTCCGCCAGGGCGAGAGCCTGGGTCTCCGGTGGAAGTACGTCGACCTGGAAGCCGAGCTGTCCCACCCGCAGTGGCAGCTCCAGCGCCTCACCTGGCGGCACGGCTGCACCGACCCGCATCTCTGCGGCGAGCGCCTTCACCATCTCGATCCCTGCCCGACCGGCTGTACCCGGCACAAGGGGTACAAGCGCGGTTGCCCGAAGCCATGCCCGAAAGGCTGCGTGCGCCACGCCAGCACCTGCCCGGACCGGAAGGGTGGCGGGCTCGCCTTCACCCGGCCCAAGACCAAGAAGAGCCGCAACGCCGTCCCCATCCCCGCCCCCTTCATCCCCTATCTCCAAGAACACAAGGAGCAGCAGACAGTCCAACGGGCGACGGCCGGGGAGGAGTGGCAGGAGTTCGACGCGGTGTTCACGCGCCCGGACGGCCGGCCGATTGATCCCCGGTCGGACTGGGAGGGGTTCAAGGAGCTGCTTGAAGAGGCAGGGATCAGCGATCGGCGGCTCTACGACGGCAGCCGCCACACCGCCGGCACGATCCTCAACGAACTGGGGGTGGACATGCCGACCATCATGGAGATCCTCCGTCACACCCAGATCAGCCAGACCCGCCGCTACGTGAAGGGCCGCTCAGCACTGTCCAAGGACGCCATGCTCCGGATGGGAAACGCCTTCGCGCCGGAGCAGCCGGCAGGACCGTCTGAGACCAGAAGTGAGACCCCCGGCACCCGCACGGAGCGCTCACGGCGTCGCCGCCGCATCCGCTGA